A window of Planctomycetota bacterium genomic DNA:
GGATCAACGCCTCCGGGGCGAAGGCCTCGATCTCCGACCACTCCACCCGGCGCGAGTCCCTCTTTTCGAGCGCCAGACCGTCCCGGCCGCCCGCCATCTCCACCATCTCCGGAACCCAGTGGCCGCTCGTGAAGGGCGGATCGAACCACTCCATGCAGAAAACCCGCCGACGCGGAAGGCCCCGCGCCCTCCGCCGGACGCGCGCGATCCGGTCGCGGAGCCGCCGCTCGAGCGGACGGGAATCGAGCCCGAGCGCGCGCCCCAGTTCGCGCAGGTCGCGGAACATGCCCTCGAAATCGTGCGCATGGAGGGCGAGCACCCGCGGGCGCGCGTTCAGCCGGTCGAGCACCTGCTCGACGTCCCGGGGGGCCGTCGCTCAGACGTCGCAGAGGTTCTGCGTGAGAAGGAGATCCGGCCGGAGCTTCCTCACCCGCTCCGCTTCGATCCGATAGAGGCTTTCCCCCGAGCGCGCGGCCTGCCGAACGAGACGGTCGATTTCGGCGCTGGAAAGCCGCTCCGGATCCACGATGCTCCGCGACACGACCGGCTTGCGC
This region includes:
- a CDS encoding ABC transporter substrate-binding protein, which gives rise to MLDRLNARPRVLALHAHDFEGMFRDLRELGRALGLDSRPLERRLRDRIARVRRRARGLPRRRVFCMEWFDPPFTSGHWVPEMVEMAGGRDGLALEKRDSRRVEWSEIEAFAPEALILMPCGFTMKRAERELPVLRARPEWGRLPAVRAGEVYLVDGPSYFNGAGPRLVDGLEILAEILHPEAFPRRRRRGWRRVRP